Part of the Dehalogenimonas sp. THU2 genome is shown below.
CGACCGGTATTTCATGGTCTCGGCCGGCGGCGCCATCAAAAAATTGTGGCAGTACGACACCTCGAAGGTGACTTACCTGCCAACGAATGACCCGTTGGTCGGCCAAGTGGTACATTTCGCCCCCGCCGCGGCGCCTTATGATTCGCAGGCCAAACTATTCGGTGAAGTGCAGAGTTTCATTCATCGCTACATGGAGTTGCCGGCTGACTTCGAAGAGATCGCTTCACTCTATGTGCTCCTCTCCTGGGTGTATGAGTTTGCCCCGTCGATTCCGTATCTCCGGGTGATCGGCGACTGGGGTACCGGCAAGACGCGTTTCCTGCAGGTGGTCGGAAATGTCTGCTTCCGGCCGATGTTCGCCTCCGGCGCCACGACGCCGTCGCCGATCTTTCGCATCCTTGAACAATTCAGGGGCACTTTGGTGCTTGATGAAGCCGACTTCAAAGATTCCTCCGCCTGGACGGAGATGGTAAAACTGCTCAATAACGGCTACCGGCCGGGGATGCCGGTCCTTCGGGCCGATAAAGAAAACGGAAAATGGTTCCCGCGAGGCTACCAGGTGTTTGGCCCGAAGCTGCTATCGACAAGATTCCCTTTCGCCGACGAGGCTCTTGAGAGCCGCTGCCTGACTTCAGAGATGATGCCCCTCACCCGAGACGACATCCCAAGGGTGCTGCCGGCATCGTTCGATAAGGAGGTTGGGACGCTACGTTCCAAGCTGCTAACCTTTCGCCTGCAAAACCTGTGCCGCCTCAAAGGCAAAACCTTCGGCAACGAGCTGCTCGAACCGAACCTGCAGCCGCGTCTTCAGGAGATACTAATCCCCATGAAGGCCATGCTTAACGGCGACCATGCCATGGCGGAGGCCCTCGGTGGCTTCGTCCACCGGCTGCAAGAGTCGCTTTACACCAGGCGCCGGGAAAGCGATGCCGGCAGAGTACTTGCCGCCATGATCGAATTGCATCAGGAAAAGCACGAATTATCACTCAAAAACATCGCCGTAAGAGCTGACGCCATGGATGAGGAGTCACCGGCTCTTAACCCGGAGAAAGCCGGCTGGCTGACCCGAAGACTGGGCTTTCAGAAAGAGAAGGGAAGCACTACCCGGCGAAGGGTGGTGTGCTGGGATCAAGTCAGGGTCGAAAGTCTGGTTAAGCAGTATGGGCTTAAGCTTGAGCCGCCCGTATCGGGTGAAAAACCTTTCATTCCTTTCGAACCTTTCGGAACAGCTTCGGATTCGGCGAAAGGTTTTACAGAGCTAAAAAAACCTTTCGGAAAAACAACGGATAGATCAACTGATTTAGCTTCAAACAGGGTGAAAGGTGTTGAAGCCGCGGAAAAACCTTTCGAAAAACCTTTCAATCGTGAGCCCAAACGTGGCCCGAAAGGTTTGAAGGGTTCGAAAGGTTTTGTAGGGAATACGGCTCCTGAACATCAATCAAAGGGAGTGACATGAAGAAGAAACGGACACTTTATGAATGTGCCCATGCCAGGGTGAACGGCAAGCGGATCTATTGCCGCAAAGGATTCCCCCTGTCCGACAAGACCGGAAACGGCGGAATTGACATCATCCGGCTGGCACGCGGTGAACCGCTGGCACTCGAAATCTGCCAGTCCTGTTTCTGCTTCGCCAAGCTTGGGCCGCTCATCCCTCAGGAAGAACGCGGCTGGATTAAGAAGAAAGGTGTGAGGCAATGATCGATTTCCTGGGCGAGGTTTATGAAAAACTCTGGCGGGCGGCAGGGGGCAAACCGTGGACCGAGATCATTCGGGATGACCAGAAGAAGGCGCCTCTGGTTTACATGCTTATCTTCCTCGGCCTGGGCATTTTGCTTGTAAGGCTCGGCGGCAAGTACTGGTGGCAGATGCTCATCGGTTTCTTCCTGGGAATTTTTGCCGGTCATTTCTGGTGGTAGCTATGGAAGATAGATTCAACCGTATCAGGCGCATGCAGCAAGACCTGGCGTGTGAGCTTCAATCTTTCATGGCGGAGCTTTTTACCAGCGCGGCCGATCCGGCCACTATCATCGGTTTCGCCCAGCGGCTGGGCATGGATATGTCTGCTGCCGGTGGAAGCAGGCCGATAAACCAGCCTGCTCTTGACCCGTATCGAATCCTTGGTTGCGACCGCACCGCTTCAAAAGAGTTTGCTAGGCGGCGTTATCTGGATCTCCTGCGGAAGCTTCACCCCGATACCGCCGGCATCAGCGGCACCGAATACCTGACTCAAATGGTGACCGAGGCTTTCAGGCGGATCTGCCAGGAAAGGGGGTGGTAAAAGTGAAAAACGATGATGTCATCGAACTGCTTTCGGAAATTGCCCGGTTTGAAGACTCGGTGGATATGGAGAATGAGTATCGCATCGGCTGGGGATGGAGGCATGTCAGGATCTGGCCGGCGACGCTGTCCCGGCTGTTCAAGGACGGCTACCTCGATAACGTCTTTCGATCCAACTCCCATACCGGCTACCGGTTGAGCGACCTGGGCAAAAGCCTTCTTTCGGCTGAAATTACGTCGCCTGAGACGCGCCAGGAATTAAAACCAGAGATACCCGACACTCTCTTTGGGGATATCATCGGCCATGACGGCGTGAAAGAGCTTCTCAGGGCGGCACTTCTGGCAGAAAAACCGGTGCATGTGCTCCTGACCGGGCCACCGGCGCTTGCCAAGACGCTTTTTCTGTGGGATATCGAAAGAGCCGGAGGCGAAAAGGCCATCTGGCTGGTCGGCTCGGCGACTTCAAAGGCCGGGCTGTGGGACCTGGTTGCCGGGCGGGAACCGCAGATTC
Proteins encoded:
- a CDS encoding J domain-containing protein, coding for MEDRFNRIRRMQQDLACELQSFMAELFTSAADPATIIGFAQRLGMDMSAAGGSRPINQPALDPYRILGCDRTASKEFARRRYLDLLRKLHPDTAGISGTEYLTQMVTEAFRRICQERGW
- a CDS encoding ATP-binding protein, with the translated sequence MKNDDVIELLSEIARFEDSVDMENEYRIGWGWRHVRIWPATLSRLFKDGYLDNVFRSNSHTGYRLSDLGKSLLSAEITSPETRQELKPEIPDTLFGDIIGHDGVKELLRAALLAEKPVHVLLTGPPALAKTLFLWDIERAGGEKAIWLVGSATSKAGLWDLVAGREPQILLIDEIDKMNAADTAALLTMMEGGRLVRAKRGRELNINNPLRVIAASNRCEKLSPELRSRFAIRKLDPYGRAEFLTVVRGVLVRSEGLDQELAGEIARRLDGLTQNVRDAIRVARLAPQLGVEKAVALLIGSG